CTTCAGCGTATTACTGAGAAACCCGAACTGGCAGATAAGATTCTACCTGAGTTTCCGCCAAACTGTCGACGAGCTACACCAGGGCCTGGTTATTTAGAAGCCTTGACCAAAGATAACGTGAGCTACATACAGACGCCTATCGAACGATTCACAGCGACAGGTATCGTGACAGCAGATGGTGTTGAAAGGCCTGTCGATGTCGTGATTTGCGCCACCGGAGCCAATGTTGACCATGCGCCTCCATTCTCAATCATTGCGAATGGAATCGATCTCAAGAAAGCCTGGAAGCACGATGGTTTGTGGGGATTCCCCTACAACTACCTTGGTATCGCAACACCAGGCTTTCCGAATCTTCTTTGGATCGGTGGTCCGCATGCCACAGGCCACAGTGGAAGTGTTCCGAATAGTATGGAGAACCTGGTGACTTATATCGCCAAGGTCTTGCGAAAGATCCGCAGCCAGGGAATCAAGTCGATGGCTCCATCTAAGCAAGCCACTGACGATTTTGTTGAGTACTCTGACACATTCTACCCTCGCACCGTATGGACGGGCAACGACGACTCGACCCCTGGGCAGAAGAACTGTCGGTCTTGGTATAACGGTGGCCGTCCCGGTGGACGAATCCATGGTCTGTTCCCTGGAAGCGCTGCCACATTGAACTATATCCGACGGGAGCCACGATGGGAGGATTGGGAGTACGCATATACCAACCCGAGCGGCAATCGATTCGCATATTTCGGCAATGGCTGGACCAGAAGAGAAATGTATTTGGACGCAGATTTAGTGCCACATGTGAAGCGGCCTGATACAATAGATCTTACTACGTATATGGAAGGTTGGTGGGATGTTTGATTGTTTACGATGAATTAGCCCTAGTCAATCTTGCTTAGAATATGCTATACCAGTGTGCTATACGAAAGTTCCCTTCTACTACATTTACCTTGACCTAAAGAGTCCCTACGTTGCTGATAATTTGTTTTGCTGATGACGCAGTTAAGTCGCGTCGCTTGAGTCACTCCATAACATCATCTTGACAAGTAGACTCAAATAATGGTATCcattttttctcttttattcgGTTGCTCAGGGTGTCTCATTTTATGGTTCTCTTTATCGTGTCGCCGAGGAGAACCTGCTCTCCATAACCTTTGTCTTCGCGATCCTATAATTCACACTTCTATGACCATTCTATATAACAGCGACATAGACCAGGAAAGTACCGGTCTTGTGCTAAACCATTTCCTCACACCTTTAATGAAGACAAAATACTCAATCAGGACGACTACTAGCATGTTGCACTGGTATTCGCTAGTTCGAGAACTACGTCTGGCGATCCTAGGGATACTCATACGGCAGAATCATGGCTTGGCTCCTTACGCCACGGTCTGAAAGGAATGGCAGGCCGcaatagagaagaaaatttTCCACCGACTGAAGCTGCAACCCTCATGTCTACATGAATACGAATCCATGGTTCGCCGACGACGGAGTGTCGTGAAACATATCTGGTTAGATATACAGCTTCGTTCATACAGCTGTCGAAGTTGTCAAGATTTAGAGTCATGTTCATGGACATCAAGCAACAATCTCATGATCCGACCAGCGATCACGAagctattttctatattaagcACCTGGGATCTAGTGGACGATGGTCTGTCACTAGAGCTCAGCGCACAATCCCCCAGCGATTCAGAACACTGGTTTAAGACCAGTTATCTCGGGGCCGATGGCGAGAATAGAAATGACGGAACGGGAGTTTATGGGAAGAAAGCTGCATGCACCATTCATGATCCGAAGCACGAATGGGTTGACGGTCGGCAGGTGGCTGTGCCTGATGGATACGCTATGTTACGACTCTTCGAGAAGATTGACTTGAGATTCAAAGAGGAGCTTCCCGAGGTCCACGCAGTCACAAAACTTGTACTGCGTCGGCAATGCCGTCGTCGTTTTGTGCCTAGAGCTCTGTGGGCTCTGTTGGACAAGCTTCCTCGACTGAAGCACATAGTATACGAGCCATGGACAGTATTGGACAGAACAGTTCAGGAACTGCAGTATGATACAGGTAACGGACTATGTTGCTTGCCCTTATTAAAGAGTCTGGACTAACCTCTACgttatagattataaaggCATGATCGAAACGCACTTACCTAAAGGTGTCAAGAAAATATCACTATTTGAAGATTACAACGAGGGGTATGTGACACTAGTCCGACGAACAACATGCCTTCAACCAGACCTTGTCCGGATAGCACAACCTGCAGTTGGTGCTGCTTTGGCATACAGGAGCCTTGACGGCGAAGAGCTTTACGTTTCGTTTATGGTCGATGCTCAGCACTTCTTTGAAGCCCGTCAGCCGCCTTGGACTTGGACCAGTCTTCAGACTCTAGTGCTGACATCGCCGCTATTAGCTCCTGCAACAAATCACAGGAAAATCTCAGGCTTATTACAGGACGCTGGGGAAGCTGCCCTTAGGATGCCAAGGCTGCAAACTATGGCACTATGGAACGGTGGCAAGAGAGACGCGTGCGGATTCATGTTTCGTAAAGGGCGCAACAATCCAACAATTACTCTGCGGAGCACATGGGATATAAATCTGCAGCATAAGACAATCAAGGTCTGGAGGAGGGTAGCATCGCTAAACGGACTTCGGATTGAAATGAGAATGTCTCGTGGTGATATAATCAATTCCCATGGCGATGCTATCTATCACTTAGGCTTGAACCATGGAGTCATCGACCCAGTATCTTTATGGCAAATACGAAAGGAGGGAATAGGTCGAGGGTTACCATGAGAGGTTGACATATTCGGAGATATGTGGATTGTCTTGGTGCCACAGCGATCTGTTGGAACCTACTGCATgtaattctattatttatatcacCACATTCGGGTGGACCATGAGCTTGTATAAAGCAAGTTGCCCTCAATTTCTTGATATTGTGCTTTTCTACTTAGACTGCATAATGCATTTTCACCAATTCATGTGTTCTTTTCTAACGCGTACTTTGGGGTCTCCTCTCCTGCATGCCAGACATACTTAGCCCCTGGGTGAGATTGAGGCAGTCGTGCCTGTCCCTTCTCCCCATACATGTTCTCGCGGAATGTGCCTCCCTTGACGGCATAATCCGTGTGGAAGATCCCTCGCTTTTGCAACTCTGGGATCaaatactttataatatcaTCAAAGGTCTCAGGGATTGAGGCATAGCTCAGATTGAACCCATCCACATCGCCAACTTCAACCCACCGCTCCAATTCATCCGCGACTGTCTTCGCGCTTCCAATAACCTTCGCCCCATTTCCTCCCATAATCAGATATTCGGAGATAGTTTTCTTGTCCCATTTCTTGCCCTCAGTCCCTGGTACTGTACTAGCCCAATGATTTACCATACTACGGATCGCAGGCTGCTCCACGAACCGGAAATCCTGGTCGTCCTCATATTTCGACAAGTCATAACCTGACCATCCACCGAAAAGAGCGAGAGCGCCCTCGGGATCTCCATACTGAGCCAGCTCAGCGAACTTCGCATGAGCCGCCTCATCAGTCTCGGCCACAATAGCCAGAATACCAGCCACAACCTTGATAGAAGCGGGATCCCGACCCTGTGCCTGCGCCTGCTGGCGAACATTATCGACGGACGGTCGCACTAGCTCGGGCTTTTGACCGTGTAAGAAAATAGCCTCGGCGTGCTTTGCCGCAAAGGCCTTGCCTGCGGTGGAGGTACCGGCTTGTAGCAGGAAAGGCGTGCGCTGCGGACTTGGCTCACACAGATGTGGTCCTGGGACATTGAAATATTTTCCTTCGTGATTAATCTGCCTGACAGCTTTGGGATCGGCATACCCGGCCACTCCATCCTTGACATTAACAGCATCGTCGCGCCAGGATCCCTCCCAGAGTTTGTATGTGACATCGAGGTATTCATCTGCAATACGATAGCGCTCGTCGTGCTCAACCTGCGTATTCAGGCCGAAATTACGCGCTGCGGAATCCAAGTACGAGGTCACAATATTCCATCCCACGCGACCGTTGGTCAAGTGGTCAACAGTTGAGAATCTTCGAGCGAGCGCATAGGGAGCATCGTAGGTCGTCGATGCCGTTACGCCGAACCCGATCGACTCGGTCGCAGCCGCCATCGCGGGAACACTGTACAGTGGGTCGTTGATGGGGAATTGCGCGCCCGCAGGGATGGTTGGATCGAGGTTGGCTGGACCTTTGTAGACATCATATCCTCCTAGCACATCGGCGAAGAAGATCGCGTGGAATTTGGCGGCCTCGAGCTTTTGTGCTAGGGTTACCCAGTGCTGGAGCGATTTGTAGGCGCCGCCTTGGTCCTTTGGGTAACGGTGGAGACCTGGGTTCAGGTGAGAGGGTGATTGCATGGCAAATGCATTGAGGATGAGTTGTTTCTTGGGTTTATCGATTGAACCCATGGTAGTTGCGATCTTTGTGGACTTTCTGCGTTATGGATAGGGTTCGATATGGGAGAGGGTTGAAGCAGTTGGCTGTGTGAGGCACATTGCTCATAGCAAGGTATCAGGGAATATATAGGGGTCTTCGAGGCCGATCCTGGTCGGCCACCTAGTCTGCGATCGCATTGATGTGTAAACCCAATTGCAAAAAGCTCATTGTTCAATCAGCtcagcttcagcttctcTCGTATCCCACAAGGCGACCCAAGGTAATTGGCTTAGGGCTCCGACGCGACCCCAGTACGATTACCGACTGCAACGATAATGGCCCATATACGGATTCTCGTGTGGCCCGAATGTTTTACAAAGTTGAAAGAGAACATCCGAGTTGGAGTATTATTCCCATTGATAGCTGGTACTCCAACGGGGTCTGGATCTTCCATCATCCATGCCGAGAGTGTCGCAATCGGCGATCCGAGGCACGTCTTTGCCGCCGCTTATTCGTCCACCATCACGCAAGGAGCCAAGGGATCCTCCATGGTATTTCAAGAGAGACCTTCTCTGTGAGGGGTAATTATCATTACTGTAAGCGGGGTGTCTGTGGATTTGCTGTTTGAAGGTGGATGTCGCACCCACATGCCCGGACTCTAGTTATATACCGCGTTGACAATTCTACTTGTAGTTAGTCGGAGTACAATGATTATTATAGTTCGTACTTTGTAGTGTTTCTTGATTTTGAGCATTAGACATGAAGTGCTAAGATTTCTTCAAATGCATTCTATTATAAGGCATCTAATGAACATATTTCCGGCGTCTAACATAATAGTAATCAAGTATAGCAATATATACTATCCCGCAAGATCAACGACAATCCGCTTCCCCGACGCTGTACCTTGTCGAAGCAGTTCTAACGACGCATTAACATTACCCAAGCCTCCGTCCGTGCGAATAATCTCTGGTAGTTGTAGAGCGCCCGAATGTAATAGATCCTCCAGCCAGGAGACCATCCGCTCCCCCACCTGCGGCGACGTATGGAACAATTTAATCGGAACTGTATGGTAGATGACATTGGAGCCTCTATCCTTGGGGAGACCTGTTAGGCCCAGGAGATGAGCGTGCGACCCGTCTTCGCGGACAGCATCGTCAAGCGTTTGTTGAAGTAGAGTTGCAGTGTCTTTGCCGACGATGTCAATGGCATATCGGAGCTTTCCCTTTGTCAATCCTTTGATGATGTCGACTGCGCGCTGGGTGTCGTGTCGGTCCACTAGAGCATCGGCCCCTAGATCAACCAGTCTCGCACCGTGACGGGCAATATCTGCCACGCAGATCACTTTCAGCCCAGCTAGCTTAGCAAGTTGTAACGTGATGTATCCAGTGGTGGTAGAGGCTAGATGAGTCAGTCTAAAATGACTCCGTCTGAAAGGAATGGGGAAAACTCACCTCCCCAGATGGCGATCCAGTCACCGGGCTTGACCTTTTCAATCTTGGAGAGACCAGAATAACACTCATCTCTGATATCAGCTGGGATAGTATCAGTATCTAACTGGCGAACCACTTCTGTGAGATCCGGTCCCGGGCATGCCGACGCGTGGGAGAAGTCTAATCCAAGTGAGACGCCCAAGGCAAGGGCAGACGCCACATAAGCAACGCCTAAGGAGGCGGAAGCGTGGATACTTTGGGTTGGTGGGATGCGTGCAGCATTGAAATGCGTCGCGATAGCATATTCCTGGAACGCCGCCTTTCGAATATCGCGATAGTCGGTGGACGGGACAAGAACTATGTCGCCCTCTTGTACTCGTGAGGACCTATCTGCCTTAACGACAACACCGGCTAAATCGCGCCCATTAACCCATGGTAGACTCGGAATGCCGAAATTGAAAGCTCTACATTGTGGTGATTAGTCGTGCTCTGGAGCCAATATTATAGGAATACTTACGGGCCCTTCCAGTCGATCGGATTCAAACCAATCGCCACAATCTAAGGTTTATCAGTACCTGCATGTCCAGCCCTGGAAAACTGATTGGAGTACCTTGACCAGGATCTCGTCCttgtttgatattgatggaATCGCATGATCGGTCACCAGTGTGTACTGTTCACGCGCAGCCTTCAACAAAAGGGCCCGCTGAGTGGCCCTTCCTAGCTGTGGTCTGATTTCCTCCTGCACATTAGGATTGGCAAAGGTAGGTTCCGAGCGCTGTTCCGGGTAAATCTCTTGATATGAAATAGTTTGCTGCTTCTCGCTCAGCGTAACGAGAGGCGCATATGTCGATACGGCGGTCATCTTCATGAATGCGGAAGAACTTTTTGGGGTAAGTACCGAGTGATGAATGTGTAAATTGTCACTTCCAGTCACATATATAGAGGTAGACCGGCTATCGGCACCGCACTCGACCAGCGTCTAGTAAGAGATAGAGGAGCCGATCCCAGCATTGGAGTCGCCACGCGACACATAATGGATCCATCCATCCAAGTTACAGTATAGCCACGCCCTACGTATTTTTTAAAACCTGCCTTGATCTTTGTTTGTCTCCTTGGGGGATGATTTCTAATATTTGGGCATTGCGAATCGCGGGGTTGATATGACGTGATGCATGGTTATCAGGAGGGAATATTGTGGAGGATCTTGGCTGTCATCCCTTTGCAGCTTGGTAGATGAATATTGTTCAAGTATTAGCCGTAGATCACTGTTGCAGATGGGCCTTTCATTTATATCCAGCTGCTCTACTAGTCCTATATGAATATGTCATCCCCGGTTAGGGTTCTTAATGCTACCATGCGTCGTACGCAGTTCAACATCATGGGCAAAGTTATAACTTTGGCGATTACATTGAGCCAATAGAAATGTCCGATGATGTGATTCAGGGCAGTGATTGAGGAATAATCACGACCACGTCGTTAATAATACATGTTTTGCGATAATCTCAAAGGTTCACCGGGTATGATCACCGAGATTGATCTTTCACAATTAAATCATAGTGCGTTTAGAATTATCAGGCTAAATTCAGTACTACGTAAAATAAAGTAGAGGGTCCTTATGGCCCCTATGTGGAGTAAGTCCATACCAAGGGATATTGTAGGTTTATCATCAGTGCTGGCCGTTAGGCTTCAAGTCCAATTGCAAAGTTGGCTGTTTGACAGTTAATCAGCTCCCTCACTGGATTCCGCATGCTGACCAATGCCGCCGGCTTCCGAGGGCTGTGATGTGTCTGATCTATTGATAATGTCGACCACTCAGCATTCCAGGAACCACACACATAACTCCTGACCTGAATGACGTGCCTGGGAATCATGGAGGGTGACCTCCATATCAGTGCCGGCTCTGCTGACCTGAATGATATCTGTTAACATGCTGAATACCTTGCGCTTGTCTTGATCTTAGTTTTTACCTAAGCCCAGTGACTAGAATCGCCTGAACAGTTAGGGAAGTGATATCAACTGTGCCAGACATACCTGGTCCTGAAGCAAGGGGTTGGGACTTGAATTAAACAACAACAACGGGTGCTTTACGAGCTCTGTTATCGGAATGAGCAACACAGAAATAGAGCCCTTGTTGGACTCTGCTGCTCCTGGTTACGACACGGTACATGACCCAAGTTATGATTCTCCCCCTGATGCGCTACACTCGGGCTTCCAAAACAAATTGCCTGAGGCGCCCTCCCATCGGAAAGCGCTCAACTGGTCCAGTGCATATATACTTGTCATTTCGCGTGTCATCGGGAGTGGCGTGTTTGCGACCCCGGGGTCGATCGTCAAGTCGGCGGGAAGTATTGGACTGACGTTATTATTATGGCTTGTCGGAACCATCTTAGCGGCCTGTGGAATGGCTGTATCAATGGAATTTGGATGTATGCTGCCTCGCTCCGGTGGGGAT
This DNA window, taken from Aspergillus flavus chromosome 5, complete sequence, encodes the following:
- a CDS encoding coenzyme dependent N5,N10-methylene tetrahydromethanopterin reductase (xenobiotic compound monooxygenase, DszA family) translates to MGSIDKPKKQLILNAFAMQSPSHLNPGLHRYPKDQGGAYKSLQHWVTLAQKLEAAKFHAIFFADVLGGYDVYKGPANLDPTIPAGAQFPINDPLYSVPAMAAATESIGFGVTASTTYDAPYALARRFSTVDHLTNGRVGWNIVTSYLDSAARNFGLNTQVEHDERYRIADEYLDVTYKLWEGSWRDDAVNVKDGVAGYADPKAVRQINHEGKYFNVPGPHLCEPSPQRTPFLLQAGTSTAGKAFAAKHAEAIFLHGQKPELVRPSVDNVRQQAQAQGRDPASIKVVAGILAIVAETDEAAHAKFAELAQYGDPEGALALFGGWSGYDLSKYEDDQDFRFVEQPAIRSMVNHWASTVPGTEGKKWDKKTISEYLIMGGNGAKVIGSAKTVADELERWVEVGDVDGFNLSYASIPETFDDIIKYLIPELQKRGIFHTDYAVKGGTFRENMYGEKGQARLPQSHPGAKYVWHAGEETPKYALEKNT
- a CDS encoding putative oxidoreductase gives rise to the protein MKMTAVSTYAPLVTLSEKQQTISYQEIYPEQRSEPTFANPNVQEEIRPQLGRATQRALLLKAAREQYTLVTDHAIPSISNKDEILVKIVAIGLNPIDWKGPAFNFGIPSLPWVNGRDLAGVVVKADRSSRVQEGDIVLVPSTDYRDIRKAAFQEYAIATHFNAARIPPTQSIHASASLGVAYVASALALGVSLGLDFSHASACPGPDLTEVVRQLDTDTIPADIRDECYSGLSKIEKVKPGDWIAIWGASTTTGYITLQLAKLAGLKVICVADIARHGARLVDLGADALVDRHDTQRAVDIIKGLTKGKLRYAIDIVGKDTATLLQQTLDDAVREDGSHAHLLGLTGLPKDRGSNVIYHTVPIKLFHTSPQVGERMVSWLEDLLHSGALQLPEIIRTDGGLGNVNASLELLRQGTASGKRIVVDLAG